A region of the Vibrio chagasii genome:
GTGAGCTTGGCCTGCAACTCGCGATGGATAACTCTTTTGATATCATTATTTTAGATCTGATGTTGCCACGAATGGATGGACTGACAGTTTGCAACAAACTACGAGATCAAGGCAACGCAACGCCGATCCTGATGCTGACTGCACTCGATAGCCGCGAAGATATGCTGAAAGGCTTTGACCACGGTGCAGATGACTATCTCACCAAGCCCTTTGACTTAGATATTCTCGAAGCAAGGATGAATGCGCTGGTTCGCCGTTACCGCGGAAAAGTCGCCTCCTCTAAGCTTCAATTTGACGAGCTCACCATCGACCAGAAAACCCGCAAAGCTTACCGTCAAGACAAGCTACTTGCACTCAACCCAACCACCTATACCATTCTTGAGATGCTGTGCCAGAATGCACCTGAAGTGGTAACGCGTGAAGACATCTCGTACAAGCTATGGGAAGAAGACGAACCGAACAACGATGTGCTACGTAGTCACATCTACCAACTGCGTAATCAACTCGATAAGCCCTTTGATACCCAGATGCTAATTACGGTTCCTAAGGTTGGATTCCGCCTGGAGTCTTACAATTGATTCTCAATGTTCTCACTAGTACAAAAACCC
Encoded here:
- a CDS encoding response regulator transcription factor, translated to MKRVLLVEDNREIAGVLFDYFECIGMELDYADNGELGLQLAMDNSFDIIILDLMLPRMDGLTVCNKLRDQGNATPILMLTALDSREDMLKGFDHGADDYLTKPFDLDILEARMNALVRRYRGKVASSKLQFDELTIDQKTRKAYRQDKLLALNPTTYTILEMLCQNAPEVVTREDISYKLWEEDEPNNDVLRSHIYQLRNQLDKPFDTQMLITVPKVGFRLESYN